AATTCTCTTCCCAAAATGTAGACTATATCTTTGTCCTCCTGAAGATCATGTATAGCCTCGGAAAGGGTGTGGGGAAGAGCATCAGAAAAAGAAAAGCTATCCAATGGTGGGCATTCCATCTTCTTCAGAACCCCGTCAAGGCCTGCAGCTATGGTGGCTGCCAGAGTTAGGTAAGGGTTGCTCATTCCACTAGGAATACGATTTTCCAAATAAGTTCCGCTTTCTGAAGATTTCAATTTCACGCTCGCAGAGCGTTTGTCAGTGCTCCAGTAGATGGGTCCAGGAAGATTGGGTTTGTGCAAGCGATCGTAACAGTTGATGGTCGGGCAGAAGAACGCACTCAGTGCCTTAGCATGTTTCAGGAGACCTGCCAGCCAGTGTCTTCCTAGGGTGCTAAGACCATCTGGATTGTCAGGATCTTGGAAAACATTGACGCCGCCGGATAAGGACCAAAGTGAATGGTTAAAATGCATACCCACTCCGCCAGATTCCTGCATGGATTTGAAATTAATTGAATAATCTTTCTTATCTCCTATTTCTAGAATTCCATTCTTGAAGGTAATACAGGAATCGGCGCTTTTAATGCCAAACGAGGATTTGACTGCCACCTCGAACATCCCCGCACCCCCCTCAGAATGGAAAGTTTCGATGTCAACACCAGCTTGGTGCATATGTTTTTCGAGGTAAAATAAAAAGCCGTCATGTTTGGTGACTACTCTTTGACGCATGTAAGCAGGTTCAAGTGGATATACTTTGCCAGACTGTGTCAGTGTGAATTCAATTTCGTATCCAGAAAAGAGGCCAAATCCCAAATTGGTCAGTTTCTCTAACTGTCGTCTAGCAACATATCGAGGGCATGCAAGTTGTGCCGATCCATTGTTCAGCCAGTAGCTCTCACAGATTATTTCGGCCACCATGATATCATCCTGTCCTGACCAAGACACATTGTACAGTGTATCCAGATCCGGGTATGCGTAGGCTTTAGGCGCTCTTGAATGTCCCATTTCATCTGATGGACAACTCACTTCGTTGTGGAGGCCAAAGGTTAGAAAACCTAAAATACGCAGTTAAAGAGGAACCTTCATCAATGAAACATATTTAGCAGATAGGCATTGTGTATTTCATGATTTGCCTTAATTGAATTTGTATTAAGCGTTAACAAAACGCCCAAATTT
The nucleotide sequence above comes from Haliotis asinina isolate JCU_RB_2024 chromosome 5, JCU_Hal_asi_v2, whole genome shotgun sequence. Encoded proteins:
- the LOC137284498 gene encoding lengsin-like; the protein is MSDHIHKYDYVRFSVADMHGRSRGRVVPARHVKKSLETGVSCNLYAGFLTFGLHNEVSCPSDEMGHSRAPKAYAYPDLDTLYNVSWSGQDDIMVAEIICESYWLNNGSAQLACPRYVARRQLEKLTNLGFGLFSGYEIEFTLTQSGKVYPLEPAYMRQRVVTKHDGFLFYLEKHMHQAGVDIETFHSEGGAGMFEVAVKSSFGIKSADSCITFKNGILEIGDKKDYSINFKSMQESGGVGMHFNHSLWSLSGGVNVFQDPDNPDGLSTLGRHWLAGLLKHAKALSAFFCPTINCYDRLHKPNLPGPIYWSTDKRSASVKLKSSESGTYLENRIPSGMSNPYLTLAATIAAGLDGVLKKMECPPLDSFSFSDALPHTLSEAIHDLQEDKDIVYILGREFIDWFVATLKTDVNAASEMVCSGII